In Candidatus Paceibacterota bacterium, the sequence TTCGAAGGCAACACGCCGGTGGAAAACAAAAAGACGCCCGAGCAGGGCTATCATTGGGTGCCGGACATGACGGACAAGGCGATCAAATGGATCGGCCAGCAGCAGGCGCTCGCGCCGGACAAGCCGTTCTTCATCTACTACGCCCCAGGAGCCACGCACGCGCCCCATCATGGGCCCAAAGAATGGGCCGACAAATACAAGGGCAAGTTCGACCAAGGCTGGGACATGCTGCGCCAGGAAACCTTCGCCTGCCAGAAAAAGCTGCAAATCATCCCGGCCGATTGCCAGCTCACGCCCCGGCCCAAGGAAGTTCCGTCGTGGGACGAGATGCCGGAGGCGCTCAAGTCCGTGCTGCGCCGCCAGATGGAGGTCAATGCGGGATTCATGGAATACACCGATCACCAGGTCGGCCGTCTCGTGGAGACGCTGGACAAGCTGAAGATTCTCGACAACACGCTCATTTACTACATCGTGGGCGACAATGGCGCTTCGTCCGAAGGCACAATCAACGGCGCCTACAACGAGATGGCCAACTTCAACGGGCTGGCCCCGCTTGAGACGCTGGAGTTCCTCATGGCGCGCCTCGACAAACTCGGCGGGCCGGAATCCTACAACCACTACGCGGTCGCCTGGGCGCACGCGATGGACACGCCCTACCAATGGACCAAGCAGGTGGCTTCCCACTGGGGCGGCACGCGCAACGGCACCGTCGTTCACTGGCCCAAGGGCATCAAGGCCCGGGACGAAATCCGCTCGCGGCTCGCCCATGTCATTGACGTGGTGCCGACGGTGCTCGAAGCGGCCGGCTTGCCGCAGCCCGAATCTGTGGACGGCGTCCAGCAGGATCCCATCGAAGGCGTCAGCATGGCCTACAGCTTCGACGCGCCCAAGGCCGCCGAGCGGCACGAGACGCAATACTTCGAGATGTTCGGCAACCGCGCCATCTACCACAAAGGCTGGACCGCTGCGACGAAACACCGGACTCCCTGGGTGCTGATCGGGGCGAAGAACGTGCCCTTAGACGAAAACGTGTGGGAACTCTACTCGGACCAGGACTGGACCCAGGCGATGATCTTCTCCGCCGATGACGGATGCGATGTGGGTGAGGATTCGGGCGCCCCGGTATCTCCCGATTGCGGACCGGTGAGCAACGCCTACAAGGAGAGGATAGAGGCGTGCAGCTCTCGATCACGGATGATCCGAACAACCACACCGTCAATCCCGAGGACGCGATCAAGGCGGCCATGGGGAGGCAGTGAAAGTTTCGTTCGTGAACCCGCGCGCTGTGCAACTTGTCCGCGTTCTCGCTGGCGACACGAACGTAAAAGCAGCAGTAGAAGACATAGATTAGAGACATCAACCAAAACGAAAGACAAACAACATATGAAAAAGCAAAACTACCTCATTATCGGCCTGACGGCCCTGCTGGTCACATCCAGCCAGGCCAGCCAGGAACAACTCGCCAGGAGCATCCGCGAAGCCCGCGTGGAGACGGGCCGGACCTCGGCACAACTCAAGGTCACGTTGGGCTCGCTGAACGCCCTTACGGCACAGACGAAAGGTGACCTCCGACCTGTTTACACCACGTTTTGCAAGGAAGTGGCCAACACGGAATCGGCGGCCGGCTGGACGCGGACGCGGACCCAATGGATGGCCAGCGATGGCCGACAGTATTTCAAGGACTGGCAAAACACGGTCAATGGCATTGCCAATCAATCCCTTCGGGAGAAGGCCCAGAAGCGAATGGGCAATGTCCAGAAGAGCTACGACAAGGTGGAGGCGTCGCTCGGGCAGGCAGGCGAGAAGTTCAGACCCTTTCTCTCCGACCTGGGCGACATTCAGAAAGCCCTGGCCTCGGACGTGACCCCGGGCGGCGTCAAGGCGATCAAGGGCACCGTTAGGAGCGCCAACTGGAACCACCAGTTTGTGGACAAGGCAGTGAAGGCTGCGCTGAAGGAAATGGATAAGATGGCGAAAGCGCTGTCCTCGGAAGCCCAGTAAACCGAGGTGCGAGGCCGTCGCCAGGCTTGCGAATTCAGCGAGTTGAATCGGCACCTCACCGGTGGTGCTCGATTACTTCGACGCCGCGTCGTCTTCCTTTAACGGCAAGATTGGGGCGACCCGGATCAGGTAGCCGAAGAAATCGCATCGTGTTGCCCGCGCCCGCCGGTGGGCGCGGGCAGTTGTTCAAACCAGTCATGACCAAACAAACCAATAGGTCGGTGCAATCCGGGACCTTTACCATGCTGCGTCCGGTTGGCTTATTCCTGCTCGGGCGTGGGCTGGTGTCCAGTTCCACCACCAGCAGGGGCTTGGACGCTCCGGCCACTGCGGCGTCGGTCGACCTCAGCCGCTACGCCGGCCGTTGGTATGAGGTCGCTCGGCTGCCGACGCGGCTGCAAATGGCGAATGAGGCCGCCCTCGCGGAATACGGCGCGCCTGCGATTTCAGAGGCGCGCTACGAGCCACTCCAGGTTCGTCGGCCAGACGAGAAGCTACCAGAAATCAACCTACAACATTATGAACGATGACAGAAAGCTGGTCGTGCACTACAACAATGGCACCAGGCTCGAAATATCTTTTCCGATTCAGGTAAGGAACTCGCAGGCGACGGTGCTGGAAGCCATGAAGAGAATCATGGAATCCGACAAAATCGCCTTCGAGGCAGAGGGCCGCTTGATCGTCATTCCCTGGGCCAGCGTAGCCAGACTGGAAGTCAGCCCCACGCCGGCTTCGCTGCCTTTTGGCGTAATCAAGAACGCAAAGCTGGAGCATGAAAGCACTTTTCATAACCACAGCAGATAAAGACAAACAAGAGCGCACAACTATGAAAACAAGGCTCAAACAAAACCTCCTCGCCACGGTGCTCGCTGGCGCCGTGGTTTTGACCGGTTGCACTCATCTTGGCCCCAGGACCGTGGCCGTGGACCGTTTCGACTACAGCACGGCCATCGCCGATTCGTGGAAACAGCAGACGCTCCTCAACATCGTCAAGCTCCGCTACATGGACCTGCCGGTGTTTGTGGACGTGGCGTCCATCGTCAGTGGCTACTCCATGCAAACGGGTGTCAGCATCAACGGCACCCTCTCCTCCGAAAAAGCCATCCAGGGCAATTACCTCGCGGCTGGCGGACAGGCCCTCTACACCGACCGGCCCACCATCACCTACGTGCCGTTGACCGGGGAAAGATTCCTGCGCGGCCTCATCACGCCGATTGATCCCAAAAACATCTTCTTCATGCTGCAAGCGGGCTTCCCGGCGGATTTCATCCTGGCCCTGACCGTCGAAGGCCTGAATGGCGTGCGCAACCGTTCGGTCGCCGCCGGCGCCATGCGCGAGGCGG encodes:
- a CDS encoding lipocalin family protein — translated: MTKQTNRSVQSGTFTMLRPVGLFLLGRGLVSSSTTSRGLDAPATAASVDLSRYAGRWYEVARLPTRLQMANEAALAEYGAPAISEARYEPLQVRRPDEKLPEINLQHYER
- a CDS encoding DUF2959 family protein, with product MPNTVRPDSVVHDMKSPDAKYPPIPQLRPPKGAPNVLIVLVDDAGFGSSSAFGGPCHEVPVWQTSPAGPFDAWPTGGGGFEYFYGFIAGEANHWYPTLFEGNTPVENKKTPEQGYHWVPDMTDKAIKWIGQQQALAPDKPFFIYYAPGATHAPHHGPKEWADKYKGKFDQGWDMLRQETFACQKKLQIIPADCQLTPRPKEVPSWDEMPEALKSVLRRQMEVNAGFMEYTDHQVGRLVETLDKLKILDNTLIYYIVGDNGASSEGTINGAYNEMANFNGLAPLETLEFLMARLDKLGGPESYNHYAVAWAHAMDTPYQWTKQVASHWGGTRNGTVVHWPKGIKARDEIRSRLAHVIDVVPTVLEAAGLPQPESVDGVQQDPIEGVSMAYSFDAPKAAERHETQYFEMFGNRAIYHKGWTAATKHRTPWVLIGAKNVPLDENVWELYSDQDWTQAMIFSADDGCDVGEDSGAPVSPDCGPVSNAYKERIEACSSRSRMIRTTTPSIPRTRSRRPWGGSESFVREPARCATCPRSRWRHERKSSSRRHRLETSTKTKDKQHMKKQNYLIIGLTALLVTSSQASQEQLARSIREARVETGRTSAQLKVTLGSLNALTAQTKGDLRPVYTTFCKEVANTESAAGWTRTRTQWMASDGRQYFKDWQNTVNGIANQSLREKAQKRMGNVQKSYDKVEASLGQAGEKFRPFLSDLGDIQKALASDVTPGGVKAIKGTVRSANWNHQFVDKAVKAALKEMDKMAKALSSEAQ